One segment of Thermococcus profundus DNA contains the following:
- a CDS encoding M20/M25/M40 family metallo-hydrolase, whose protein sequence is MKTERAKEILLQLLRIPSPSGREDRVMLHIMEFLHRLDYDVHIESDGEIIDLVVNPNADLFYEVHVDTIPVRAEPFVRGNIVYGTGSSDIKGGAAAILLMMENLKKEGKDLNVGVVFVSDEEMGGRGSALFMERYKPKMAVVLEPTDLEVHIAHAGNIEAYFEVDGKEAHGACPESGVNAIEETYKMLEEMKKLEPFKQKGKYFDPHIGIQELVCENPVYLIPALCKGRLEARLLPDQEVEDILDLLDPIFDEYTLKYEYTEIWDGYELDEDEEIVQLAKKAMEKTDVDEFGGMRSWTDAINFMYNGTKTIVFGPGNLDISHTKNEHIDVRDVVAASEFLKVLNELYGE, encoded by the coding sequence ATGAAGACCGAACGCGCGAAGGAGATACTCCTTCAGCTTTTGAGAATACCCTCGCCTTCTGGAAGAGAGGACAGGGTTATGCTCCACATCATGGAGTTCCTCCACAGACTTGATTACGACGTCCACATCGAGAGCGACGGCGAGATAATAGACCTCGTTGTGAACCCAAACGCGGACCTCTTCTACGAAGTCCACGTCGATACAATACCCGTTAGGGCCGAGCCCTTCGTGAGGGGCAACATCGTCTACGGAACCGGTTCCAGCGATATAAAGGGCGGTGCAGCTGCGATTCTCTTGATGATGGAGAACCTGAAGAAGGAAGGGAAGGACCTCAACGTTGGAGTGGTTTTCGTCAGCGACGAGGAGATGGGAGGAAGGGGAAGCGCCCTCTTCATGGAGCGCTACAAGCCCAAGATGGCGGTGGTTCTCGAACCGACTGATCTGGAAGTTCACATAGCCCACGCAGGTAACATCGAGGCGTATTTTGAAGTTGATGGAAAGGAGGCCCACGGTGCCTGTCCTGAAAGCGGCGTCAACGCGATAGAGGAGACTTACAAGATGCTCGAGGAGATGAAGAAGCTCGAACCCTTCAAGCAGAAGGGGAAGTACTTCGACCCGCACATAGGCATCCAGGAGCTCGTCTGCGAGAACCCGGTCTACCTCATCCCGGCCCTCTGCAAGGGAAGGCTTGAGGCTAGGCTTCTGCCGGACCAGGAAGTTGAGGACATACTGGACCTCCTCGACCCGATATTCGACGAGTACACGCTGAAGTACGAGTATACAGAGATTTGGGACGGCTACGAGCTCGATGAGGATGAGGAGATAGTCCAGCTGGCGAAGAAGGCCATGGAGAAGACCGATGTTGATGAGTTCGGCGGAATGAGGAGCTGGACAGATGCTATAAACTTCATGTACAACGGGACTAAGACCATCGTCTTCGGCCCCGGCAATCTCGACATCTCCCACACGAAGAACGAGCACATCGACGTTAGGGACGTAGTAGCTGCAAGCGAGTTCCTAAAGGTTCTCAACGAGCTCTATGGTGAGTGA
- the rqcH gene encoding ribosome rescue protein RqcH — translation MKEGMSSVDIRYIVRELQWLVGSRVDKVYHDGDEIRIKLRTKEGRADLILQAGKRFHVTSYVKEAPKQPSSFTMLLRKHLSGGFIDAIEQHSFDRIVKIRIGEYTIVGELFGKGNILLVDSENKIIAALRYEEYKDRRIMPKADYQYPPARENPLEVTPERFLELMREEEELELVRALARKLNMGGMYAEEISRRAGFEKTTPVKELSDDDLRKVYESMMKTFNDEPMPNIVFKDGAMHDVVPIELKIYEGLEKRYFPTFSEALDEYFGKITIEKARFEQTKRLEGKKRQLLMTLKKQEEMLKGFEEGAKANQEIGDLIYANFSLVERLLEEFRKATETLGWDEFKKRIEEGKKAGNKVALMVKGIDPKEKAVTIELEGKKVRLYLHKSIGENAELYYEKAKKFRHKYEGALKAYEDTKRKLDEVEKLIEEEMKKELNVKRIERRKKKWFEKFRWFISSEGFLVLAGKDASTNEILIKRHMDENDLYCHADVYGAPHVVIKDGQKAGEKTIFEACQFAVSMSKAWSRGVYSEDAYWAYPNQVTKQTPSGEYLGKGAFMVYGKRNWLHGLPLKLAVGVVNYEGEDYVVCAPVDAIKAHTDRYIVIRPGGLKKSELVKKIKHLLEKWGYRVREEDIMATLPPGNGDIVEVKGGE, via the coding sequence ATGAAGGAGGGAATGAGCAGCGTTGACATACGCTACATAGTTAGGGAGCTCCAGTGGCTCGTTGGCTCCCGCGTTGACAAGGTCTACCACGACGGGGACGAGATTAGGATAAAGTTGCGCACTAAGGAGGGCAGGGCAGATCTGATCCTACAGGCAGGAAAGCGCTTCCACGTCACGAGCTACGTGAAGGAAGCACCGAAACAGCCATCAAGCTTCACGATGCTTTTGAGAAAGCACCTGAGCGGCGGTTTCATAGACGCCATCGAACAGCACTCCTTCGATAGAATTGTGAAGATCAGGATAGGGGAGTACACCATCGTGGGGGAGCTCTTCGGGAAGGGCAACATCCTCCTCGTGGACTCTGAAAACAAAATCATCGCCGCCCTCCGCTACGAGGAGTACAAGGACAGACGGATAATGCCGAAGGCGGACTACCAGTATCCTCCAGCTAGAGAGAACCCTCTTGAGGTTACTCCTGAGCGCTTCCTTGAGCTGATGCGCGAGGAGGAAGAGCTTGAGCTCGTCCGCGCTCTCGCTAGAAAGCTCAACATGGGCGGCATGTACGCCGAGGAGATTTCGAGAAGGGCCGGCTTCGAGAAGACTACGCCCGTGAAGGAGTTAAGCGACGATGACCTGAGGAAAGTCTACGAATCCATGATGAAGACCTTCAACGACGAGCCGATGCCCAACATAGTCTTCAAAGACGGAGCGATGCACGACGTCGTTCCGATAGAGCTGAAGATCTACGAGGGGCTTGAGAAGCGCTATTTCCCCACCTTCAGCGAGGCCCTCGACGAATACTTTGGAAAGATAACGATTGAGAAGGCCCGGTTTGAGCAGACGAAGAGATTAGAAGGAAAAAAGAGACAGCTCCTAATGACCCTCAAAAAGCAGGAGGAGATGCTGAAGGGCTTCGAGGAGGGAGCGAAGGCCAACCAGGAGATAGGAGATTTAATCTACGCCAACTTCTCGCTCGTGGAGCGCCTTCTGGAGGAATTCAGAAAGGCAACGGAAACGCTCGGCTGGGACGAGTTCAAGAAACGGATAGAGGAGGGCAAGAAGGCGGGCAACAAAGTGGCGCTCATGGTTAAGGGGATCGACCCGAAGGAGAAGGCGGTAACGATAGAGCTCGAAGGCAAAAAGGTGAGGCTCTACCTCCATAAGAGCATAGGCGAGAACGCCGAACTCTACTACGAGAAGGCCAAGAAGTTCAGGCACAAGTACGAGGGGGCGCTGAAGGCCTACGAGGACACGAAGAGGAAGCTCGACGAGGTGGAGAAGCTCATCGAGGAGGAGATGAAGAAGGAACTCAACGTTAAGAGAATCGAGAGAAGAAAGAAGAAGTGGTTCGAGAAGTTCCGCTGGTTTATATCAAGTGAGGGCTTCCTCGTTTTAGCCGGAAAGGACGCGAGCACGAACGAGATACTCATCAAGAGGCACATGGACGAGAACGACCTCTACTGCCACGCCGACGTTTACGGTGCTCCCCACGTCGTTATCAAGGACGGCCAGAAGGCTGGAGAGAAAACCATCTTCGAGGCCTGCCAGTTCGCGGTTTCCATGAGCAAGGCCTGGAGCAGGGGCGTTTACAGCGAAGATGCATACTGGGCGTATCCCAACCAGGTTACCAAGCAGACGCCGAGCGGTGAGTACCTCGGCAAGGGTGCTTTCATGGTGTACGGGAAGAGGAACTGGCTTCACGGGCTTCCGCTCAAGCTCGCGGTTGGAGTTGTGAACTACGAAGGTGAAGACTACGTCGTCTGCGCGCCTGTTGATGCCATAAAGGCTCACACCGACAGGTACATTGTGATAAGGCCCGGAGGACTAAAGAAGAGCGAGCTGGTTAAGAAGATTAAGCACCTCCTTGAGAAGTGGGGCTACAGGGTGCGCGAGGAGGATATCATGGCAACGCTTCCACCGGGAAACGGGGACATTGTTGAAGTCAAAGGGGGTGAGTGA
- a CDS encoding AAA family ATPase: protein MLFNPKPKTRRDELYDREEELSILEGSLKKGVPLIVLLGIRRLGKSSLLNVSLGEVPVKSVKIDARKVYSAFGSVPGSALAKLILEGYIKTSPRERVKDALKDIKGVRLAGVGLEIRVDSSVNLFKVLERIDSMGERFVIAIDEAQYLRFSRSRYAELIAWAVDELQNVGFILTGSEVGLLEDFLRLHDPESALFGRAHVEVKLRRFEKSQSLDFLRRGFEEIELDIDEHEIEEAVDELDGIVGWLTLYGYNRYLGLSHGESLRKLKDDARRLILSEFSKLKELSPRYGLAMMAVANGRHRWKEIKEAVELLEGKRLDDKNFSNVLNNLVRYGYLEKRIDGYFIPDPLVELAFK from the coding sequence ATGCTCTTCAATCCAAAACCCAAAACAAGGAGAGACGAACTCTACGACCGCGAGGAAGAGCTCTCAATTCTGGAGGGTTCTCTCAAAAAAGGCGTTCCTCTTATCGTCCTGCTCGGCATAAGGCGCCTTGGAAAAAGCTCTCTCCTCAACGTCTCCCTCGGTGAGGTCCCGGTTAAAAGCGTCAAGATAGACGCCAGAAAGGTTTATTCCGCCTTTGGAAGCGTCCCTGGAAGCGCCCTGGCAAAGCTTATTCTCGAAGGCTACATCAAAACTTCGCCCCGTGAGAGGGTTAAAGATGCTTTAAAGGACATCAAAGGTGTTCGCCTAGCGGGTGTTGGCCTTGAAATCCGTGTGGATAGCAGCGTAAACCTCTTCAAGGTCCTCGAGAGGATTGACTCAATGGGAGAAAGGTTCGTCATAGCCATAGACGAGGCCCAGTACCTTCGCTTTTCCCGCTCCCGCTATGCCGAGCTGATAGCGTGGGCGGTTGACGAACTCCAGAACGTCGGATTCATCCTGACCGGCTCGGAAGTCGGCCTTCTGGAGGACTTCCTCCGCCTTCACGATCCGGAATCGGCGCTCTTCGGCAGGGCCCACGTTGAGGTGAAACTCAGAAGGTTTGAGAAAAGCCAGAGCCTCGATTTTCTCAGGAGGGGCTTTGAGGAGATTGAACTCGACATAGATGAGCACGAAATTGAAGAGGCCGTTGACGAGCTCGACGGCATAGTCGGCTGGCTGACTCTCTACGGCTACAACCGCTATCTCGGCCTTTCCCACGGCGAATCCCTCCGGAAACTGAAAGACGATGCCAGGAGGTTAATCCTCAGTGAGTTCTCAAAGCTTAAAGAGCTCTCCCCCCGCTACGGGCTCGCCATGATGGCGGTCGCCAACGGCAGACACAGATGGAAGGAGATAAAAGAGGCCGTCGAACTCCTCGAAGGCAAAAGACTGGACGACAAAAACTTCTCCAACGTCCTCAACAACCTCGTCCGCTACGGCTACCTTGAAAAAAGGATAGACGGATACTTCATACCCGACCCCCTCGTTGAGCTGGCGTTTAAGTAA
- a CDS encoding DEAD/DEAH box helicase — translation MHPLLKKAIKERFGRLNRLQQDAFREVSSGKSVLIIAPTGSGKTEAAVLPVFNEILENGLKPISALYIAPLKALNRDLLERLEWWGKKLGITVEVRHGDTSAYRKAKQTKNPPQMLIITPETLGVILTVKSLRKHLTNVKFVIVDEIAELVDNKRGAQLLLGLERLEEIADFRGIGMTATVGNEEEVREWLKADVIVKPNWKKAYRFHVLYPTPTKEDEKLGRELSLSPEIAARLRLLWEIVERHGKALIFTNTRQFAEILAHRLKAWGKPVEVHHGSLSREARIKAEKGLKEGRIKALICTSSMELGIDIGDVDVVIQYMSPRQVNRLVQRAGRAKHRIGEVSEAYVITSNVEDYLQSLVIAKHALEGRFEAVEPIGGLDVLAHFVVGLLVEYKRLPRERPYEIARRAYVYRDLTWEDYLDTLKVLEDARLIGYDEETGLLYLRRGAFQYYYENLSTIPDEVSWRVFDARSGHIIGRLDERFVMDLEEGMDFVMNGRSWIVLEIDDEAKIIKARESSSIESAIPSWEGEMIPVPFSVAFAVGRLKRELAFDFKNALSLLGGVEFSEEELRRAFGEIKGEPFSTDRDIVVESTPKALVIHADFGNRANEAIGRIVHSLLILRYGRVFSVRAQAHAIVFKTPFQLNPDEVKRYLYQEPESVEFIVARALRDSHAYRWRMLNVAKRFGALRRDAKIRRVERLFEGTVIERETLNELYHDKVDVKKAELVLEMLKRGSLRVKTALRGEPSTLAKLNVTVGGEFLLSGALERDEILELFRNRLLDHEVVLVCTNCGWHSKTKVARLRSIKKRECPRCGSKMLAVAHPIDAEEFLPVLDKVRHGRPLERKEERVYRKLLKAADLVDSYGFDAVLALASYGTGPDTAARILAQYKGDALLVALMERERQFIRTRRFWVDKKGEENGKEKDGES, via the coding sequence AGGTTAGTTCCGGAAAGAGTGTTCTGATAATAGCCCCCACAGGTTCGGGGAAGACTGAAGCCGCTGTTCTTCCAGTTTTCAACGAAATCCTTGAGAATGGGCTAAAGCCGATTTCAGCTCTCTACATCGCCCCACTCAAGGCCCTCAACCGCGACCTCCTCGAAAGGCTCGAGTGGTGGGGGAAGAAACTCGGAATAACCGTCGAGGTGCGCCATGGCGACACCTCCGCATACAGAAAAGCCAAACAAACCAAGAACCCGCCACAGATGCTCATAATAACTCCGGAAACCCTCGGCGTGATTCTAACAGTCAAATCCCTCCGAAAACACCTGACCAACGTCAAGTTCGTTATCGTGGATGAGATAGCCGAGCTCGTTGATAACAAGCGCGGCGCCCAGCTCCTCCTCGGCCTTGAGCGCCTGGAGGAGATAGCGGACTTTAGAGGGATAGGAATGACCGCTACCGTCGGCAACGAGGAGGAAGTGAGGGAGTGGCTGAAGGCTGACGTCATAGTGAAGCCCAACTGGAAGAAGGCCTACCGCTTCCATGTTCTCTATCCAACTCCGACCAAGGAAGACGAAAAGCTCGGCCGGGAGCTGAGCCTCTCGCCGGAGATAGCCGCCCGTCTGAGGCTCCTCTGGGAGATAGTCGAGAGGCACGGTAAAGCCCTCATATTCACGAACACGCGCCAGTTCGCGGAAATCCTTGCCCACAGGCTGAAGGCCTGGGGCAAACCGGTTGAAGTCCACCACGGCTCGCTCTCCAGGGAAGCGCGCATTAAAGCCGAGAAGGGCCTGAAGGAAGGCAGGATAAAGGCTTTGATATGCACTTCATCGATGGAGCTTGGCATAGACATCGGCGACGTCGATGTCGTGATTCAATACATGAGCCCGAGGCAGGTTAACAGGCTCGTTCAAAGAGCCGGGAGGGCGAAGCACCGCATTGGGGAGGTCAGCGAGGCCTACGTGATAACCTCCAACGTTGAGGACTATCTCCAGAGTCTAGTCATAGCGAAGCACGCGCTGGAAGGCCGCTTTGAGGCCGTTGAGCCTATTGGCGGTCTGGACGTTCTGGCACATTTTGTCGTCGGCTTGCTCGTTGAATACAAGAGATTGCCGAGAGAGAGGCCCTATGAAATAGCCAGAAGGGCCTACGTTTACAGGGATTTAACCTGGGAGGATTATCTCGATACTCTCAAGGTGCTCGAAGATGCCCGCCTGATCGGCTACGACGAGGAAACCGGCCTGCTCTACCTCAGGAGGGGAGCGTTCCAGTACTACTACGAGAACCTCTCGACGATACCGGACGAGGTCTCCTGGCGGGTTTTCGACGCGAGGAGCGGTCACATAATCGGAAGGCTGGACGAGAGGTTCGTCATGGATCTGGAGGAAGGGATGGACTTCGTCATGAACGGGCGCAGCTGGATAGTTCTGGAGATAGACGACGAGGCCAAGATCATCAAGGCGCGCGAGAGCTCGAGCATTGAGAGCGCCATACCGAGCTGGGAGGGCGAGATGATACCGGTTCCTTTCAGTGTCGCCTTTGCCGTTGGGAGGCTAAAGAGAGAGCTGGCATTTGACTTCAAGAACGCGCTTTCCCTCCTTGGAGGAGTTGAGTTCAGCGAGGAGGAGCTCAGGAGGGCCTTCGGAGAAATAAAGGGCGAACCCTTCTCGACGGACCGCGATATAGTCGTGGAGAGCACGCCGAAAGCGCTCGTTATCCACGCGGACTTCGGCAACAGGGCAAACGAGGCGATAGGCAGGATAGTCCACTCACTCCTAATCCTCCGCTACGGAAGGGTTTTCTCCGTCAGGGCTCAAGCGCATGCGATAGTCTTCAAGACGCCATTCCAGCTTAACCCCGACGAAGTCAAGCGCTACCTCTACCAGGAGCCGGAGAGCGTCGAGTTCATCGTGGCTAGGGCTTTGAGAGACTCTCACGCCTACCGCTGGAGGATGCTGAACGTTGCGAAGCGCTTCGGGGCTCTGCGGAGAGACGCGAAGATAAGGCGTGTTGAGAGGCTCTTCGAGGGGACGGTGATAGAGAGGGAAACCCTGAACGAGCTCTACCACGACAAAGTCGACGTGAAAAAGGCAGAGCTTGTTCTTGAGATGCTGAAGAGGGGCTCGCTGAGAGTGAAGACGGCTTTGAGAGGGGAGCCGTCAACGCTTGCAAAGCTGAACGTAACCGTTGGAGGAGAGTTCCTTCTGAGCGGAGCGCTTGAGAGGGACGAAATCCTTGAACTGTTTAGGAATAGACTCCTAGACCACGAGGTGGTTTTAGTATGCACCAACTGCGGCTGGCACTCGAAGACGAAGGTTGCCCGCCTTAGAAGCATCAAAAAAAGGGAGTGCCCCCGCTGCGGCTCGAAGATGCTGGCCGTCGCCCACCCGATAGACGCGGAGGAGTTCCTGCCGGTTCTTGATAAGGTCAGGCACGGAAGACCGCTTGAGAGAAAGGAGGAAAGGGTTTACAGAAAGCTGCTGAAGGCTGCGGACCTCGTAGACTCCTACGGCTTCGACGCTGTCTTAGCTCTTGCCAGCTATGGAACCGGACCTGATACTGCCGCAAGGATTCTTGCCCAGTATAAGGGGGATGCACTCCTGGTCGCCCTGATGGAGCGCGAGAGGCAGTTCATAAGGACGAGGCGCTTCTGGGTGGATAAGAAGGGTGAGGAAAATGGCAAAGAAAAAGACGGGGAGTCCTGA